DNA from Chaetodon trifascialis isolate fChaTrf1 chromosome 14, fChaTrf1.hap1, whole genome shotgun sequence:
ctgtcacctgttaccgatcgacctgtttacctgtggaatgttccaaacaggtgtttctggagcattccacaacttcccCCGTCTACATGTTGCTGcgtcagattcagaataagcagatatttgcaaaattaattaaaaaatgaatacataatTATTGGCAttattatgttttacacaaccTCCCAGCTGTTTTCCCagctttagttgctcctgtcccaacttgtttgaaacgtgttcaAATCAATTTCAATCAAATTCAGaagaagcagatatttacaaaaaatcagtgatgttgatgaggtaaaaacaaatgtgtgtaggtaaaaagaaaaaaaaatactgatgatCACATTGTTTAGTATCTCAGCTTTTCTGCAATCAGGGTTGCACCttgatttctctctcacactcacacacagtggaTAAAACACTCCCTTATTTCAATCCATGTcagtttattcatttaaaaccaATGCTACAGGGATTACATCCATATAGATATTTGTCATGTCttttgaaaaacattaaattgtCTACAAATAGAAACGACTGCATTGctaaaagtaaacaaaaggcaTGTTTTGAGTCCATGATTTATTTTACAAACGGCAGAGCAGAGCCTGCCGGACAGAGAAAGGCACAGCTCCAGGATGTcagggtgatttttttttttttctcgtcaAATACAGGGAGTGTGTCTGAAAGCGCAAACTACAACACAAACCAGAACCCTTCAGAACCACATACAGAACAACTTTGGAAGCTCACGTGACAACACTTTCCACTAAAACCATCATGTTGACAGTCGCCCGTCTTTTCAGCGCCGATACGTAATCTGCCCTTTCAGACGCAGTCTTGTTCTCAAAATATTAAATTGTACTGACAACAGCGACCAATATGGCCGCCGCTGACGCggtgatgacattaaatgtgtgtgtgtgtgtgtgtgacagctgtaGTGCACTGTTCAGGTAAAATGTGTGTGGGATTTTCCTGTTCACATGTTGCATGTCAGTGGTAAGGATGTAAAGCTACACGCACTGCCGTCACGGCGTACCACCGCAGTCCATCTGAGCGTGACGTCAGCGTCAGGAGAATCCCACAGCGAGTGCCTTCAGATGGCGCTGATGCGGAAATGGCTCGCTTCACAGAGGAATGTTGGCGTGTTTCTTCCAGGGGTTGACCTGCTTCTTGCTGGCCAGCACCTCCAGATCGCTGCAGATCTTCTTGCGAGTGGTCGCCGGCTCGATGATGTCGTCCACAAAACCTGAAAATAAGCGTTTGGCCGGTGAGACGGCGTCTAATGCGTCGATactgtttgcatttgtttaagCTCGTGTGTGGATGACAGCGAGAAGCGAGAGTTCacctctgacagcagctgggAAAGGGTTGGCGAACTTCTCCACGTACTCCGCCTCGGCCTCGGCCTGGTTCTCCTTTCCTCTGAAGATGATCTGCACAGCGCCCTGAGAcagcaggaagacaaacagatCAACACACCGTCAAATCAAAaaggacggacagagagagacaaactgaaaaataaatagtgCGTTTGTACCTTAGCACCCATGACGGCGACCTCAGCTGTGGGCCAGGCGTAGTTCACATCTCCTCTCAAGTGTTTGGAGCTCATCACGTCGTAGGCTCCTCCATAagcctggaacacacacacacgttaggctttcatcacttgtggggacattacatagacttattcatttcctggagacttaccacaaccataaccactacttgccacCCTAACATTTAAGGATTTACGTTGTGGGgatctgcattttgtccccacaatgtgactgtgcaaacagatttatgtccccacaacatgagtaatacatgggcacacacacgtATGAACACACAAGTGTGTCACGTCTCATATCTATGTACAGTGTACAACATTATTCTGACTTCTTACCCATTCGTTTTTTACTTACACTATAACATTACTTCTCTAACCCTGCACACCTGTTTAGATCAAAGCAATACTTCTTTGCATGCAGCGAGTGCAGCTACAGAGATTTACAGTATCATgacttttactgtgaagcagctgcaggaagtgttgagttcaCTGAGCTCGGTTTATTCTAACATCAGGAAGGTGGTCTAAATCTGCATATGAACAATTCTGTGACAAGGTGAGCAGCACCTGACTGGTACCCCACCACTGTTTAAACTGGTCCCAGATCAGCCTCATCTTTTTgttcacacacacctttctggtgatgatggtgattttCGGGACGGTGGCCTCTGCAAACGCATACAGCAGTTTGGCTCCATGTCGGATGATGCCTCCGTACTCCTGAGCGGTGCCTGTTGACCACCATCACAGCACTTATGAGTAATGGGTATGATGTGAAGTGACAGACATGACATCTTAATGCAAGGAAAACTTCTCCTTACATGTAAATTAGTCCAGTTTTTGCCATGTGTGTTAGGTCATAATGTGGCCAGATTAGCCATCTGTCTTACTCCAGACTGAAAACATGCTACTATagtatgtatttactgtaagtGTGAGCTTCTTATTTACGTTCCCTGAGCTGGCTGGCAAATATTTCCAGCTTTTTGTGCAGGTGGATTGTTCCATCTGTACACAAGCCTCAACAGGAAGATAAAAACATTCTGCTCCCTGTATTATTAACAGCAGCTGGTAGATTCACTGGAGAATCGAAGGTCAACGTCCAAACATGACTGAAATATAAattacaagtgtgtgtgcacagggaGACTTTCAAAGCATACCTGGCAGGAAGCCCGGCACATCCACAAAGGTGATGATGGGAATATTGAAAGCATCACAGAAGCGTACAAAGCGAGCTCCCTTCACTGAGGAGTTGATGTCCAGACAACCTGATGaatgagacagaaatgaaggAGACTAAAGACACACCAGAGGAGATTATTAATCCACAAATGGTTCTGGTATTTTATCTCTTCTTACTTACCAGAGGCCACTTTGGGCTGGTTACCCACGATGCCTACAGTGCGCCCGTTCATGCGGGCAAACCCCACCACAATGTTTTTGGCGTAGTTGGGCATGATCTCAAAGAAGTCCCTCTCATCCGCTATCTGAAGACACAATGAAAGGAAAGCTTCACTACTTGCAGAAATTAAATGATGATGCTGCTCATATtagtgtgtgcgagtgtgtgtgtgtgcgcacgtacTGCATGAATGATGTCCAGCATGTCGTAGGCTTTGGTGGACTCAAACGGGACGATGGTGTCCAATGACGGCACCAGACGATCGCTGGAAAGAGAACGTGATATCAGACATTGGAGTAAAAACAGATGATTGAGGTGAATGAAGAGGTGATTGGCTGTTCTGTAAAGTGGAGGTAAAGGTGATTGGTCACCTGGGGTCGTGGCACTCCCTGATGGGGGAGGGATCCTGATTGCTTAGCGGCAGGAAGTTGAAGAACTCTCGCATTTTGAGCAAGGCTTCGACGTCATTCTCAAACGCGTGATGAGCCACTCCTGAGGGCAGGACAGGAGACGCTTTTTAGACCATGAAGACAATCTTTCAGCTTGAGTCTCTTTGAGTTGTTGCGcactgttgatgttgatgtgaCCAGTAATCCTGGATCATCTCTCACACGCTCACAGTTTGAGAAATGTAGCCACTGGGATGCGACAGAGCCACTGGCTACTAACATTTCCAGCAGCCTGAGATTGAGTTTGGAAGCGAAGGCGTGAAAAGCTTTTAGACTCAAACTAACTCACCAGACACGGTGGTGTGAGTTTTGGCTCCACCGAGCTCCTCTTGAGTCACGTCTTCGTTGGTGACAGACTTCACGACGTCGGGTCCTGTGATGAACAGGTATGACGTGTCCTAAACACGCACAGATGTCAGGCTAAGATGTGTGCATGCTCGTGTCCACAATTAGCTAAAATTAGCTGAATGCTAACTCTGTGGCAGCTGATGGCTTCTCTGTggcacaaatgaaatgaagtgcTGTATCTGTGCAGCTCCTTACCTTCACCATGAAGGTGAAGTCTGTCAGGGCGGGGGAGTACACAGCTCCTCCTGCACAGGGACCCATGATGAGGGAGATCTGAGGGATGACTCCTGAAGCCAACACATTCCTCTGGAAAAGGaggaggttttgtttttactttttaatctATGGTGTCGTTACACCCTTCCTGCCAACATTAAACACAATCATTGTGAGGTGCCTTCAGTGCGAGCCACCCGCTCACAGCTCCAAGAGTAGGATTTTGATATTATGATTTCAGTGGCGATGTGCAGAGGCTCTGTACAAACCAGGAATATATCTGCATATCCAGCCAGAGACTCCACTCCTTCCTGGATCCGAGCTCCTCCAGAGTCATTCAGCCCGATGACGGGAGCTCCGACCGTCATGGCCTGGTCCATAATCTGAGCACAGAACGTTTAGATGAGCGTGTGGAAAGTCTGAGATCACACAGGAAGAAGTAATACTCTCATCGGTGACAAACACGGTCACAGAGTCAGTGTCAGTATCTCAGATTTGTTTACCTTGCAGATCTTCTGTGCGTGAGCTCCAGACAGACTGCCACCAAACACTGTGAAGtcctgagagaaacacacagagtatGACACAGGCTGCCGCGTACTGACACCATGATGGATTCTTACAGCATCATCACACATCGTACCTGACTGAAAACATAAACCAGCCGGCCACTGATCCTGCCTCGACCTGTCACGACGCTGTCACCCGGGAACTACGGCAACCAGAAACAAAGATACGACCATAAACATTTGAAACCCCAGACGCGGGAGCGCTTTCTGAAGCACGACGTCGCTGAGATGAGCGACCTCTTACCTTGTTACTATCCTGCTCCATGCCAAAGTCGGAGCAGCGATGCTCCACGAACATGTCCGTCTCCACAAAGGAGTCGGGGTCCAGCAGGAGCTCCACTCGCTCCCTTGCTGTCAGCTTACCCTGCAACCCATAACAGGAAGATACCACACGTTCaagagagaaacacatgaaagaacactgtgtttgtgtgttatgcAGATACAAACCATGACGCAGCACAAATTTATCAACCGTGTGGATGCTGACCTTTTAATATCTCTGGTTGCATTTGGTCACCAACGTTGTGCACCATTATCACttttttaatgagtttttcCAGTTATTTAATTTGCTGGATTAACCAAAAATAGTACTGTGTTCTGTTTATAAcctgaaattatttctccaccATTTCCCTGCAAATCTGATGACATCGccatatatatttttatatcatATACCAAATTACGTATGTCTACATAGTTTTATCACCTGCTTCTATAGTGCACTGACTATGCGTGGATTTCACTGAGCAAGACAGAGAAACATCAGCTGTTAAATTAACTTAAGCCCATAAACATCACGATCACACTGTAATATGTCACAGTATGGAAAGCGTTAGCGTCAGACACGCTGGACAGTGGAAATGTGTGCCTGTGGGAATATTTTTTGGATTATCAACATTAAACCTGCCAACTAAACCTTCTTCCTGGAGTGGGCGGGATTTGCATCTTTCCCAAGGGCACTGGAGCTCGGCAAGATTGGTTACCGAGTAACAGCTAACCCTCGCCGGGGTCAGAAAGTTGGATTTAAAGGTCACTTAAAagtgtgtgaggaggaaaaataaacacttcaaCAGCAATGATTTAGAGCTCTCGAGCCAGACGTTTTACACAACTGCTGGAGTAAGCTGTCTGTGTATTTAAAGCTTCACGTTACGGACACCTGCTATCGTAAAAGCAAGTTagcataaaaagacagaaagttaATGTTGGCTAACTTTACCCTTTTGTGTTGAGCATCTATTCTCTTCTGACCTCCCCCGACGAGCGCCGCCTTCCGTTTCTTGTCAATCCTCTCCTTGACGGACAGGTGGCTGACACAGTACCAGCGACAGTCCCGTGCAAGGTTAGTCTGCGGCACTGCAGCGGCGACTGCGCCATTTTTCACAGGCGCTAAACTCCTGAAAGATGCCCTCAACCCGTTTAACAGCCCGCAGCTGCTTCGGGCCACACTGAGCGCCGCCATCATTGCTCTGCGTGTTCTCTGCAGACAGCGGGcggaaatgaaagagagagatttgaGCCAATAGCGAATAGGGGGCGAATTCTCACAGCCAATAAGGAAGAGGAATTTTGTAGCAAGGGCGGATGGGCGGGACCTGCAGGGTGTCAGGTTTTCCTGTGTTCATCGTGGCCTGTAACCTGGAAAGTTATTGCAGAGGATCTCTTTGCCCTGAGTTTTGCTTGTCAGGAACATCCTGCTCGAATATTAGGACCTCTTTCGCTATTTTCCATGGGACTATCGCAAGGTGATCTGTCCTGGGATCCTGGGTAAGGGCTGCCAGACAGGTTAAACACAaggcaaagattttttttttttttttttttttatcatgctATGCATTAAATTACTTTGGCAGTACTTTTTCAATTGTAGAGACCAGGGACGGATagaccatctggcatagcgggcaatttcccggtgggccgacgtgctatttgggcgGATAGTCGGCCActtctttattttaaatattggtctctgaccagcccataatactagacagtcg
Protein-coding regions in this window:
- the pccb gene encoding propionyl-CoA carboxylase beta chain, mitochondrial produces the protein MMAALSVARSSCGLLNGLRASFRSLAPVKNGAVAAAVPQTNLARDCRWYCVSHLSVKERIDKKRKAALVGGGQKRIDAQHKRGKLTARERVELLLDPDSFVETDMFVEHRCSDFGMEQDSNKFPGDSVVTGRGRISGRLVYVFSQDFTVFGGSLSGAHAQKICKIMDQAMTVGAPVIGLNDSGGARIQEGVESLAGYADIFLRNVLASGVIPQISLIMGPCAGGAVYSPALTDFTFMVKDTSYLFITGPDVVKSVTNEDVTQEELGGAKTHTTVSGVAHHAFENDVEALLKMREFFNFLPLSNQDPSPIRECHDPSDRLVPSLDTIVPFESTKAYDMLDIIHAIADERDFFEIMPNYAKNIVVGFARMNGRTVGIVGNQPKVASGCLDINSSVKGARFVRFCDAFNIPIITFVDVPGFLPGTAQEYGGIIRHGAKLLYAFAEATVPKITIITRKAYGGAYDVMSSKHLRGDVNYAWPTAEVAVMGAKGAVQIIFRGKENQAEAEAEYVEKFANPFPAAVRGFVDDIIEPATTRKKICSDLEVLASKKQVNPWKKHANIPL